From a single Methylacidiphilum kamchatkense Kam1 genomic region:
- the waaF gene encoding lipopolysaccharide heptosyltransferase II: MKKLLKDFDTLDGSLLIRSPNWLGDAVMSLPAIKGFKDLIGSASLLIATPQKLSFLWTLCPFVDEILEMTNSKNIFENIRKLRNKKDIQMAVLFTRSIRTALECKLAGIPLVIGYGRTDQSIFLDKRIVIPKSKEPWHQAQTYLFFSQALGAKAELSLPPLQLPNHWRKTSSPLIVSVCPGAEYGPAKRWFSSHFAWVCRQLKDKYGCHIQILGGEKDRPPCEQLKKELPEAENLSGKTTLAEFFERIFSSHLLLCNDSGAMHVGSLLQTPTVAIFGSTDPQKTAPIGGPCRIIYEKVDCSPCFLRKCPIDFKCMQAVEPRKVFEACDQLLSSQRKSFTSE; encoded by the coding sequence GTGAAAAAACTTCTCAAGGATTTTGATACCTTGGACGGTTCTCTGTTAATTCGCTCTCCAAACTGGCTTGGAGATGCAGTGATGAGTCTGCCGGCAATCAAGGGCTTCAAAGATCTCATTGGATCCGCTTCCTTGCTTATTGCAACTCCTCAGAAGCTTTCCTTCTTATGGACACTTTGTCCTTTCGTCGATGAGATCTTAGAAATGACCAATTCTAAAAACATTTTTGAAAACATAAGAAAGTTGAGAAACAAGAAAGATATCCAGATGGCTGTGCTTTTTACCCGTTCCATCAGAACGGCCCTAGAATGCAAGCTGGCTGGGATCCCATTGGTTATAGGATATGGAAGAACCGACCAGTCTATTTTTTTAGATAAAAGGATCGTCATTCCAAAAAGCAAAGAGCCCTGGCACCAGGCACAAACCTATCTGTTTTTTTCTCAAGCCCTAGGGGCAAAAGCCGAACTCTCCCTGCCTCCTCTGCAGTTACCTAATCACTGGCGGAAAACTTCCAGTCCCCTTATCGTCAGTGTATGTCCTGGAGCTGAGTATGGCCCAGCAAAAAGATGGTTTTCTTCGCATTTTGCTTGGGTATGCCGTCAACTGAAGGATAAGTACGGCTGTCATATTCAAATTCTTGGGGGAGAAAAGGACAGGCCCCCTTGCGAACAACTTAAAAAAGAGCTCCCAGAAGCCGAAAATCTTTCAGGAAAAACAACCTTAGCAGAATTTTTTGAGAGAATTTTCAGCTCTCATCTGTTACTGTGCAACGACAGTGGAGCAATGCACGTAGGCTCTCTCCTTCAAACACCGACTGTCGCCATATTTGGTTCGACCGATCCACAAAAAACCGCGCCCATCGGTGGGCCTTGTCGTATTATCTACGAAAAAGTCGATTGTAGCCCCTGTTTTCTTAGAAAGTGTCCAATAGACTTTAAGTGCATGCAGGCTGTTGAGCCCAGAAAAGTTTTTGAAGCCTGCGATCAGCTTTTGTCTAGTCAAAGAAAGTCTTTTACTTCTGAATAA
- a CDS encoding Minf_1886 family protein, giving the protein MRKRDFTSIVEEIVEKDSRYLKESYYFVREGLEHTLKTIGKQKHQKIEQLSGKQILEGLKDYALKEFGPMSKLVLNEWGVKSCKDFGQMIKNMDLYGLLGKTEMADLKDFQKGYSFTTAFVKPFLPTRSTVAKKGKGRKDNQSSSKRKKKVDDSGKTHNHSKE; this is encoded by the coding sequence ATGCGCAAACGTGATTTTACATCCATAGTTGAGGAAATTGTTGAAAAAGACTCCAGGTACTTAAAAGAAAGCTATTATTTTGTCCGAGAAGGGCTGGAGCATACATTGAAGACAATTGGAAAGCAGAAGCACCAAAAGATTGAGCAGCTAAGCGGTAAGCAGATCCTTGAGGGCTTGAAAGATTATGCTTTAAAAGAATTTGGTCCGATGAGCAAATTGGTTCTCAATGAGTGGGGAGTGAAAAGTTGTAAGGATTTTGGGCAGATGATCAAAAACATGGATCTATATGGATTGTTGGGGAAAACAGAAATGGCAGACCTGAAAGATTTTCAAAAGGGCTACAGCTTTACTACAGCTTTTGTAAAACCGTTTCTCCCGACCAGATCGACGGTAGCCAAAAAAGGAAAAGGAAGAAAAGATAACCAGTCTTCTTCTAAACGTAAAAAGAAAGTAGACGACTCTGGTAAAACTCATAATCATTCGAAAGAATAG
- a CDS encoding M16 family metallopeptidase has product MHSKGLLSSFSLFPKIFKENLPNGLTVLVDSNYQAEVVSLQFWCATGSIHEGKYIGSGISHFLEHLLFKGTAQRDGKRIVWDMQALGGHLNAYTSYDRTVYHVDLPSSCWKEALEILSDLVFHAAIPPDSFEEEKEVIRREIAMVEDDPDSCLFQLAFETAFSYHPLKYPIIGLPGLFDLVDRQAVLDYYQSRYVPQNVFLVVSGAVNPEEVYSKATEILSKEPMKFCPFIEVADEPPQLSKRFASKEIATEIGRICLLFHVPGLHHDDAPALQLFSTFLAQTRSSLLHQKLVEKEGIAQEIDAFFLTGSTMGVFGIEAKCIPENVEKLSERILEELRSFPKRGISEEEFTLSLRQQFSHSIRELRSANARAETVGSGWLLFRDPFFKENFLRRLQALEKEKILELIPRYFREENLSHVQLIPKKEKPHVFSPISNKPTVNHFELSNGIQLIYRSNELPLQYFRATFDGGPLWEPPEKSGISKLAAAILLKGTRKRSAEDLAKGIEFLGGTYGADSGNNTAGVYLESMSEAWESSFDLFSEIIHEPACLEAELEIEKRKQIHQIRLQMDDPVHILQSLLRKTLWQGHPYERDPLGTEASIREITVDDLRNFILSVFQTGRMVLGIGGPVAPEQWLNRIESSFVSFPAKSLPSSLEFPVFPLEKPLRVEQRIPGKEQAVVGISFRTKPIADPDQIPLEVISEILSDLGSRLFIKVREEKGLAYFVFPTRFLGWKGGAFSIIAGTDPKFKEEVEKIIFNVLEDICQHGFLEEELQRAKAKLLSEEKIASQYPSSYIARSTIDALLGLGWDYEEKKIKKIEQISLEEINETARRIFSLTGYVIGIVYP; this is encoded by the coding sequence ATGCATTCTAAAGGATTGCTATCTTCTTTTTCACTTTTCCCAAAGATTTTCAAAGAAAATCTGCCCAATGGGCTGACAGTTCTTGTGGATTCGAATTATCAAGCGGAGGTGGTTTCCTTACAGTTTTGGTGTGCTACAGGCAGTATTCATGAAGGAAAATATATTGGTTCAGGGATATCTCATTTCCTGGAGCACCTTCTTTTCAAAGGAACAGCCCAAAGGGATGGGAAAAGAATTGTTTGGGATATGCAGGCGCTCGGTGGGCATCTTAACGCCTATACCTCCTACGACAGAACGGTTTATCATGTGGATCTTCCATCTTCTTGTTGGAAAGAGGCTTTGGAGATCCTTTCCGATCTCGTTTTTCATGCAGCCATTCCTCCTGATAGTTTTGAGGAAGAAAAAGAGGTGATACGCCGTGAGATTGCTATGGTTGAAGATGACCCTGATAGCTGCCTTTTCCAACTGGCTTTTGAAACAGCTTTTAGTTACCATCCTCTGAAGTATCCGATTATTGGTTTGCCGGGATTATTTGATCTGGTCGATAGGCAAGCTGTGCTCGATTACTATCAGAGCAGGTACGTTCCTCAGAATGTGTTCCTTGTGGTCTCTGGTGCGGTGAATCCAGAAGAGGTTTATAGTAAAGCAACAGAAATTCTTTCGAAAGAACCGATGAAATTTTGCCCGTTCATCGAGGTAGCAGATGAACCCCCTCAGCTTTCTAAGAGGTTTGCATCCAAAGAGATCGCAACAGAAATAGGCAGAATCTGTTTGCTGTTTCATGTCCCTGGATTGCATCATGATGATGCCCCAGCCTTACAGCTCTTTTCAACCTTCTTAGCGCAAACTCGCAGTTCGCTTTTACATCAAAAACTGGTGGAAAAGGAAGGAATTGCACAAGAAATTGATGCCTTTTTTCTTACAGGATCTACTATGGGAGTCTTTGGGATTGAGGCAAAATGCATCCCTGAAAATGTTGAAAAACTCAGTGAAAGGATTTTAGAAGAACTTCGTTCTTTTCCTAAAAGAGGCATTTCAGAAGAGGAATTTACTTTGTCTTTAAGGCAGCAATTTTCTCATTCGATTCGGGAGCTGCGTTCTGCAAATGCCAGAGCTGAAACCGTGGGAAGCGGATGGTTACTGTTCAGAGATCCTTTCTTTAAAGAGAATTTTTTACGAAGGCTTCAAGCCCTTGAAAAAGAGAAAATTCTAGAGTTAATTCCTCGCTATTTTCGTGAGGAAAACCTGAGCCATGTCCAACTCATACCTAAAAAGGAAAAACCGCATGTTTTTTCCCCTATTTCTAACAAACCAACTGTAAACCATTTTGAGCTCTCAAATGGTATCCAGCTTATTTATCGTTCCAATGAACTGCCCCTCCAATATTTTCGCGCCACTTTTGATGGGGGACCCTTGTGGGAACCTCCGGAAAAATCAGGCATTTCAAAGCTTGCGGCAGCTATCCTTCTTAAAGGAACACGCAAAAGATCAGCTGAAGACCTAGCCAAAGGGATCGAGTTTCTTGGAGGAACTTATGGAGCTGATTCGGGAAACAACACTGCTGGAGTGTATCTTGAAAGCATGAGTGAGGCATGGGAAAGTTCTTTCGATCTTTTTTCTGAAATAATACATGAGCCGGCATGTCTTGAAGCAGAATTAGAAATTGAAAAGAGAAAACAGATTCATCAAATTCGCCTTCAGATGGATGATCCTGTTCATATTCTTCAATCTCTTCTCCGAAAGACACTTTGGCAAGGCCATCCTTATGAACGTGACCCGTTAGGAACGGAAGCTTCGATTAGGGAGATAACAGTAGACGACCTCCGAAATTTTATTCTGTCTGTTTTTCAAACAGGAAGAATGGTTTTGGGTATTGGAGGGCCTGTTGCCCCTGAACAATGGCTAAATCGAATCGAATCTTCCTTTGTTTCTTTCCCTGCTAAAAGCCTCCCCTCGAGCTTGGAATTTCCTGTCTTTCCATTAGAAAAGCCCCTAAGGGTTGAACAAAGAATTCCTGGAAAAGAACAGGCGGTTGTAGGGATTTCTTTTAGAACCAAGCCTATAGCGGATCCTGACCAAATTCCTCTGGAAGTTATATCGGAAATCCTCTCAGATTTGGGATCAAGGCTCTTTATAAAGGTAAGGGAAGAAAAAGGACTTGCGTATTTTGTATTTCCAACGCGTTTTCTTGGATGGAAGGGAGGGGCCTTTTCTATCATCGCCGGCACCGATCCTAAGTTTAAGGAGGAAGTTGAAAAAATTATTTTTAATGTGCTTGAAGACATTTGTCAGCATGGGTTTTTAGAGGAAGAACTTCAGAGAGCCAAGGCAAAACTTTTAAGTGAAGAAAAAATCGCTTCTCAATATCCTTCCTCTTATATTGCCCGTTCTACCATTGATGCTCTTCTTGGACTTGGTTGGGACTACGAAGAGAAGAAGATCAAAAAAATTGAACAAATCTCTCTAGAAGAGATAAATGAGACTGCTCGGAGGATATTTTCTCTAACCGGTTATGTAATCGGTATTGTGTATCCTTAA
- the lpxK gene encoding tetraacyldisaccharide 4'-kinase has translation MARWLDNLEQFAVDVILERRYGKRATVFRWFLSFLSWLYNPIVRLRVWLYKKRLFQSHELGCLVISVGNLTVGGTGKTPVVEKLAKDLASAGRKVAILSRGYKSIPPPLWQRIISAFKGDKEFVPRIVSDGQKIYLDPKHSGDEPYMLAKNLKGVAVITGKNRVKSGLWAIRNMQVDILILDDGFQYLPLKERLDIVLIDREAPFGNRHLLPRGMLREPKDHLKRADLIFITKCDGSDLSSLKTEVRKFNGHAPIIECVHQPKYLFQIITRKKEPLEFLKGLKVSAISGIAQPESFEKGLKKLGAEIVYSKYFADHHWFTEQEIIRFMERSKARNAKAVITTEKDAVRIPTCHPFILPFFFLRVEIEMLNGKEAFQSTLFDFISPGRKFRISYSKKQLAENFQLSSPSLAGRCEKTSQGF, from the coding sequence ATGGCACGTTGGTTGGATAATTTAGAACAATTTGCAGTTGACGTCATCCTGGAACGCCGTTATGGGAAAAGAGCCACCGTGTTTCGGTGGTTTCTTTCTTTTCTATCCTGGCTTTACAACCCTATTGTTAGGCTTCGAGTTTGGCTTTATAAGAAAAGACTTTTTCAATCCCATGAATTGGGCTGTCTGGTAATCAGTGTGGGAAATCTAACAGTGGGAGGTACGGGAAAAACTCCTGTCGTTGAAAAACTGGCTAAGGATCTAGCATCAGCTGGTAGAAAAGTTGCCATCTTAAGCAGAGGCTACAAAAGCATTCCTCCGCCGTTATGGCAAAGGATCATTTCAGCATTCAAAGGAGACAAAGAGTTTGTTCCAAGAATAGTTTCAGATGGACAAAAAATTTATCTCGATCCGAAGCATTCAGGGGATGAGCCATATATGCTAGCCAAAAATCTAAAAGGGGTTGCTGTTATTACAGGAAAAAATCGTGTAAAAAGTGGTTTATGGGCCATCAGAAATATGCAGGTGGATATTCTTATTCTGGATGATGGATTCCAATATCTCCCCTTGAAGGAAAGACTCGATATCGTTTTAATCGATAGAGAGGCCCCTTTTGGAAATCGGCATCTTCTGCCCCGAGGCATGCTGAGAGAACCAAAAGATCACTTGAAAAGAGCTGACCTCATCTTCATTACCAAATGTGACGGGTCGGACCTTTCATCCCTCAAAACGGAAGTCCGAAAATTCAATGGGCATGCGCCCATCATTGAATGCGTCCATCAACCCAAGTATCTTTTCCAAATTATAACCCGAAAAAAAGAGCCGCTTGAGTTCCTCAAAGGCTTAAAAGTTTCTGCCATTTCGGGGATAGCTCAGCCTGAAAGTTTTGAAAAAGGACTTAAAAAATTGGGAGCTGAAATCGTTTATTCAAAGTACTTTGCAGACCATCATTGGTTTACTGAACAAGAAATTATCCGTTTTATGGAAAGGAGCAAAGCACGGAATGCCAAAGCAGTTATCACAACAGAAAAAGATGCCGTTCGGATTCCCACCTGCCATCCCTTTATTCTTCCTTTCTTTTTCCTAAGAGTAGAAATTGAAATGCTTAATGGCAAGGAAGCTTTTCAATCGACCCTATTCGATTTCATTTCTCCTGGACGCAAATTTCGAATATCTTATTCTAAAAAGCAGCTTGCCGAAAATTTTCAACTCAGCAGTCCTTCTCTTGCTGGAAGATGTGAAAAAACTTCTCAAGGATTTTGA
- a CDS encoding DUF1844 domain-containing protein, whose product MANSGYSGYTPEEITRHFLALVMMKYHEALFLLGLIKAPGHELQSPKLEEAAEVIDQLEALKIKTQGNLSLEERQTLDGLLTELRLSYLKIAKDWEKKKEEPETEKKIEKPLETDPEKRRFFKSYG is encoded by the coding sequence ATGGCTAATAGCGGATATTCTGGATATACTCCTGAAGAGATAACGCGGCATTTTTTAGCTCTTGTTATGATGAAATATCATGAAGCTCTTTTTTTGCTTGGGCTTATAAAAGCTCCCGGCCATGAGCTCCAATCACCAAAATTAGAAGAAGCGGCTGAAGTGATCGATCAACTCGAAGCCTTAAAAATAAAGACTCAAGGGAACCTCTCTTTGGAAGAGCGCCAGACTTTAGATGGACTACTGACTGAACTAAGACTCTCTTATCTAAAAATAGCTAAAGACTGGGAAAAGAAAAAAGAAGAGCCTGAAACTGAAAAGAAAATAGAAAAACCACTTGAAACAGATCCAGAAAAGAGGAGGTTTTTTAAAAGCTACGGATAA
- the moaA gene encoding GTP 3',8-cyclase MoaA translates to MESNFFQDLQGSAKVHYLRISVTDRCNERCVYCFPQDLGFLSKKENILSFEEIYWTIFYGALRHGFKDFRITGGEPLVRKGTVSFIEQLTKISKVRSVRLSTNGTLLGLYARKLKEANIAGVNVSLDCLNPSLYKKITGGDITPVLEGIDECQKVGIESVKINTVLLRGINEGEILPLIEWASEKKLVIRFIELMPISYTGKISKENFLSVAELKKRLEKLDDLEPLEYKLGQGPAKYFRMKNRNAIVGFIGAISDFHFCDNCNKMRLTSDGFIRPCLGNHLEIDIKPFLRPSIDPFKIYKAFELALQRKPPEHSFRDNYNPGRVMTSIGG, encoded by the coding sequence GTGGAGTCAAATTTTTTTCAAGATCTTCAGGGATCGGCAAAGGTTCATTACTTGCGAATTTCTGTTACTGATCGGTGTAACGAGCGGTGTGTTTACTGTTTCCCACAAGATCTAGGGTTTTTATCCAAAAAAGAAAATATTCTTTCCTTTGAGGAAATTTATTGGACGATTTTTTATGGCGCTTTAAGGCATGGGTTTAAAGATTTCAGAATTACTGGAGGAGAGCCACTGGTTAGAAAAGGAACGGTATCTTTTATTGAGCAATTGACCAAAATCTCTAAAGTTCGTTCTGTTCGGCTTTCTACGAATGGAACCTTGCTTGGTCTCTATGCCCGAAAGCTGAAAGAAGCAAATATAGCAGGTGTGAACGTTAGTTTGGACTGTCTTAATCCTTCTCTGTACAAAAAGATCACTGGTGGAGATATTACCCCTGTATTGGAAGGCATCGATGAATGCCAAAAGGTGGGTATTGAATCAGTCAAGATCAATACGGTCCTTCTTCGAGGTATCAACGAAGGAGAGATTTTGCCTTTGATCGAATGGGCTTCGGAAAAAAAACTAGTTATTCGGTTTATTGAATTAATGCCTATAAGTTATACGGGTAAGATTTCTAAAGAAAATTTTCTCTCCGTAGCGGAATTAAAAAAACGTTTAGAGAAACTAGACGACTTAGAGCCATTAGAATATAAACTAGGACAAGGGCCGGCAAAATACTTCCGGATGAAAAACCGTAATGCCATTGTAGGTTTTATTGGAGCGATCTCTGATTTTCATTTTTGTGATAACTGTAATAAGATGCGTCTGACAAGCGATGGCTTTATAAGGCCTTGTCTGGGAAATCACCTTGAGATAGACATAAAGCCTTTTTTAAGGCCCTCTATTGATCCTTTCAAAATATATAAAGCTTTCGAATTGGCTTTGCAGAGGAAGCCTCCCGAACATTCCTTTAGAGATAACTATAATCCTGGAAGAGTTATGACGTCGATTGGAGGTTGA
- a CDS encoding molybdenum cofactor biosynthesis protein MoaE, protein MKIEIEMTDEPLNIAPLRLPLSGESGAVVEFWGLVRSMEGGQKIAALHYEAYITMAKRLLYEIAQELLKKYPCQRLEVCHRIGPVAVGEPSVFLRIYSMHRSEAFQLAQEFMNRLKSDVPIWKRPLLAEKEKPSK, encoded by the coding sequence ATGAAAATTGAGATTGAAATGACCGATGAACCACTTAATATAGCTCCACTGCGCTTGCCTTTGAGTGGAGAAAGCGGAGCTGTTGTAGAGTTTTGGGGATTGGTCAGAAGTATGGAAGGAGGCCAAAAGATAGCTGCTCTTCATTATGAAGCTTACATAACAATGGCAAAACGCCTTCTTTATGAAATCGCTCAAGAACTTTTGAAAAAATACCCCTGCCAACGACTTGAAGTTTGTCATAGGATCGGACCTGTTGCTGTTGGAGAGCCTTCAGTTTTTTTAAGGATCTATAGCATGCATCGCTCGGAGGCCTTTCAACTAGCGCAAGAATTCATGAACAGATTAAAATCGGATGTACCCATTTGGAAACGCCCCCTGTTAGCTGAAAAAGAAAAGCCTTCTAAATAG
- the murJ gene encoding murein biosynthesis integral membrane protein MurJ produces MTEPKRSSKAFGLVSVAVAISRILGLARELIFASLFGAGALLDAFLAAFQIPNLLRDLFAEGALSTAFTTVFSKTVELEGNKRAFLLANRLFSLFFIFLLFLSFLGILLAPILVEITNFGFHKIPGKFELTVQLTRIMFPFILFVSLAALVMGLLNAYHIFGLPASASSAFNLASIFFGILFAFLFDPQKDPLHPHFGPPSLYGISLGVLMGGLVQLCIQFLAFPKIGFKYSWELNAKDPKLLEIWNLLWPTMIAGAAIQVNVLINGMFASEINGARSWLNCAFRLMQLPIGIFGVAIATVTLPSVSRQDARNDRKAFGQTLESSLRLAFFLTLPAAIGLIFLSDQIIALIYQHGRFLHSDTIQTAYALKAYAIGLTGYAGIKVINPCFSALNKPQIPLRVTLIGIGINLVSNFILVKLFSFGHVGLALTTSLVSLLNFLQLFYLIGKYIEFGRLKKWLLFLFKIGLCALCCGGSALFVALQLQHKLGQSFLSLLISTLVSIGFAILIYFFSTVGMGIEEGKTFLRFLFQKISRSYKKA; encoded by the coding sequence ATGACAGAACCGAAAAGGTCAAGCAAAGCCTTTGGACTGGTCAGTGTTGCTGTGGCTATTTCAAGGATTTTGGGACTTGCCAGAGAACTTATTTTCGCTTCCCTTTTTGGTGCAGGCGCCCTTTTAGATGCCTTTTTAGCAGCTTTTCAGATTCCCAATCTTTTACGCGACCTCTTTGCCGAGGGCGCTCTATCCACAGCCTTTACAACAGTATTTTCTAAAACCGTAGAACTCGAAGGCAATAAAAGGGCATTTTTGTTGGCTAATAGACTTTTTAGCCTTTTTTTTATTTTCCTTCTTTTTCTTAGCTTTCTAGGTATTCTGCTAGCTCCTATACTTGTAGAAATCACCAACTTTGGTTTTCATAAGATCCCTGGCAAATTCGAACTCACCGTGCAACTTACTCGAATCATGTTTCCTTTTATTCTTTTTGTATCCCTTGCAGCCCTTGTGATGGGACTTCTCAACGCTTATCATATTTTTGGTCTACCAGCTTCAGCTTCAAGCGCCTTTAATCTGGCATCGATTTTCTTTGGTATCCTTTTCGCCTTCCTATTTGATCCTCAAAAAGATCCCCTTCATCCCCATTTTGGTCCTCCCTCACTGTATGGCATATCCTTGGGGGTGCTCATGGGAGGTCTAGTACAGCTTTGTATCCAATTTCTTGCTTTCCCCAAAATAGGGTTTAAATATTCTTGGGAACTCAATGCAAAGGACCCAAAGCTTTTAGAAATCTGGAATCTCCTATGGCCTACAATGATTGCAGGAGCAGCGATTCAGGTTAACGTCCTGATCAATGGTATGTTCGCTTCGGAAATTAATGGAGCTAGATCCTGGCTCAACTGCGCCTTTAGATTGATGCAACTGCCTATTGGTATCTTTGGAGTAGCCATAGCCACGGTTACCCTTCCTTCTGTCTCAAGGCAGGATGCTCGCAACGATCGGAAAGCCTTTGGACAAACTCTTGAATCTTCCCTGAGGCTTGCCTTTTTTTTAACTCTTCCTGCGGCCATAGGACTTATTTTTCTTTCTGATCAAATCATTGCTCTCATCTATCAGCATGGCCGATTTCTTCACTCCGACACGATTCAGACAGCTTACGCCTTAAAGGCTTATGCCATAGGCCTTACTGGTTATGCTGGGATAAAGGTTATCAACCCATGTTTTTCTGCTTTAAATAAACCCCAGATCCCCCTTCGCGTTACCCTTATCGGCATTGGCATCAACCTTGTATCAAACTTTATCCTTGTAAAGCTCTTTTCTTTTGGACATGTGGGTCTAGCCCTAACAACCTCACTGGTTAGTCTACTTAATTTTCTACAGCTCTTCTATTTAATTGGAAAATATATAGAATTTGGGCGACTCAAAAAGTGGTTACTTTTTCTTTTTAAGATTGGTCTTTGCGCTCTATGTTGTGGTGGCTCTGCTCTTTTTGTAGCCCTCCAATTGCAACATAAATTAGGGCAGTCCTTTCTTTCTCTTTTAATTTCTACCCTTGTATCCATTGGATTTGCCATCCTCATCTACTTCTTCTCGACTGTGGGCATGGGAATAGAGGAAGGAAAAACTTTCCTCCGATTTTTATTTCAAAAAATATCCCGATCGTATAAAAAGGCATAA
- a CDS encoding MoaD/ThiS family protein has protein sequence MEKETRVAKEPIGTEAIRILAFAQAKELLGFTEKMLFVDRSKTPREIIIGIEPTFFEKIHGARVAIDQRYASWDQPIEEAEEMAIIPPVSGG, from the coding sequence ATGGAAAAAGAGACTAGAGTAGCCAAAGAACCTATTGGAACGGAAGCCATAAGAATATTGGCTTTTGCTCAGGCTAAAGAGCTGCTTGGATTTACAGAAAAAATGCTTTTTGTGGATAGGTCGAAAACCCCCAGGGAAATTATCATAGGGATAGAACCGACTTTTTTTGAAAAAATCCATGGGGCTCGCGTAGCCATTGATCAACGTTATGCATCATGGGATCAGCCGATAGAAGAGGCAGAAGAAATGGCTATTATTCCTCCTGTAAGCGGTGGGTAA
- a CDS encoding type 2 periplasmic-binding domain-containing protein, whose protein sequence is MNLQLLVPEGHLLESSLLDYQKAFGSQLTPSFYTDEKSAFEEIQKENFDLVAITDRLVYALQRQKLLAPLPIDKKLLPRVDHKFLYHYYDPSNHFCWPYGWTLLGIGFSKETGSKMYPTHWSELRSPLYTINYPQDSLLKGLIIQSIDKTSLGKTSSSLSEKQVTQNKPAPPLHLRIDTISELLKTNEKEKILTIYLPKEYSWITIFHWAIPRSTANLERIKESLLFLCSPQEQAAIVATNWLGAVSPDTYTMTPEYQRQSPLLYPPEAYLNQCRFFRMDDAYTDKKIRQPTG, encoded by the coding sequence ATGAACTTACAACTTCTTGTTCCAGAAGGGCATCTTCTTGAGTCCTCACTTTTGGATTATCAAAAAGCCTTTGGAAGTCAATTGACTCCAAGTTTTTATACAGATGAGAAAAGTGCTTTTGAAGAAATCCAAAAAGAAAATTTTGATCTTGTAGCTATCACGGATCGCTTGGTCTATGCCCTCCAAAGACAAAAGCTACTAGCCCCTTTACCCATCGATAAAAAGCTTTTGCCACGAGTCGATCACAAGTTTTTATACCATTATTACGACCCGTCAAATCATTTTTGTTGGCCATACGGATGGACTCTTCTTGGCATAGGCTTCTCAAAAGAAACTGGCTCTAAAATGTATCCAACTCATTGGTCAGAATTACGCAGTCCTCTCTATACAATAAATTATCCTCAAGATAGCTTACTAAAAGGGCTAATTATCCAATCCATTGATAAAACATCCTTAGGGAAAACTTCCAGTAGTCTAAGTGAGAAGCAGGTGACTCAGAATAAGCCAGCTCCTCCCCTTCATCTTCGTATCGACACTATTTCAGAGCTCCTTAAAACTAATGAAAAAGAAAAAATATTGACCATCTACCTACCCAAGGAATATTCATGGATCACTATTTTTCACTGGGCGATTCCTCGTAGTACGGCTAACCTTGAAAGGATCAAAGAAAGCCTTCTTTTTTTGTGCTCTCCCCAAGAGCAAGCAGCCATTGTTGCTACCAATTGGCTGGGAGCTGTTTCACCGGATACTTATACAATGACTCCTGAATATCAACGGCAATCCCCTCTCCTCTATCCTCCTGAGGCTTATCTCAACCAGTGTCGATTCTTTAGGATGGACGATGCATACACAGACAAAAAGATAAGACAACCAACCGGTTGA